A window of Campylobacter ureolyticus contains these coding sequences:
- a CDS encoding Na+/H+ antiporter family protein, translated as MLSNPVFSSIILMFILCILRCNVMLSILISAMVAGLMAHIVPSGETYTFIKSMNYTLDVFIEGMKGNLQTALSYVLLGVLAAAISFTNLTTILINKISKFITKSKFYFIFAIAFIACFSQNLIPVHIAFIPILIPPLLSVMNKMKIDRRAVACALTFGLQTPYISLPVGFGLLFFSILQKEMANNGLNVEISQIASVMWMAAIPMIVGLILAVIVFKKPREYKDIENNTPKNLDEIKMGLKEWGALAGIVVAFIIQICFGSLPLGALLGIITMIVFGGIKYKDMDKTFDKGIHIMGFIAFVMLVAAGYGAILRETGGIPDLVNAAASLAGGKLGGAALMLIIGLFITIGIGSSFGTIPIITAIYYPLALELGFSTSAIIILIGIAAAVGDAGSPASDSTLGPTSGLNFDGQHNHIYDTCIPTFIFFNIPLILFGILFAVIL; from the coding sequence ATGCTTAGTAATCCCGTATTTTCTAGCATTATTTTAATGTTTATTTTATGTATATTAAGATGCAATGTTATGCTTTCTATCCTTATTTCAGCGATGGTTGCAGGACTTATGGCTCATATTGTTCCAAGTGGAGAAACATATACTTTTATAAAAAGTATGAATTATACTTTAGATGTCTTTATAGAGGGCATGAAAGGCAATCTTCAAACTGCACTATCATATGTTTTACTTGGAGTTTTAGCTGCAGCTATCTCTTTTACAAATTTAACTACAATTTTAATTAACAAAATTTCAAAATTTATAACAAAAAGTAAGTTTTATTTTATATTTGCAATTGCCTTTATTGCTTGTTTTTCACAAAATTTAATTCCTGTTCATATCGCTTTTATTCCTATTTTAATCCCACCACTTTTAAGTGTAATGAATAAAATGAAAATCGACAGACGCGCCGTAGCTTGTGCCTTAACTTTTGGTCTTCAAACTCCATATATTTCACTTCCAGTTGGATTTGGACTTTTGTTTTTTTCAATTTTACAAAAAGAGATGGCAAACAATGGCTTAAATGTTGAAATTTCACAAATTGCAAGTGTTATGTGGATGGCGGCAATTCCGATGATCGTAGGGCTTATTTTAGCTGTAATTGTCTTTAAAAAACCAAGAGAATACAAAGATATTGAAAACAATACACCTAAAAATCTAGATGAGATAAAAATGGGTTTAAAAGAGTGGGGCGCATTAGCTGGAATAGTTGTAGCCTTTATCATTCAAATTTGCTTTGGCTCTCTTCCTCTTGGCGCACTTCTTGGAATTATTACCATGATAGTTTTTGGTGGAATTAAATATAAAGATATGGATAAAACTTTTGATAAAGGTATCCATATAATGGGATTTATCGCCTTTGTTATGCTTGTAGCTGCAGGTTATGGCGCAATTTTAAGAGAAACAGGTGGTATTCCTGATCTTGTTAATGCAGCTGCCTCTTTAGCTGGTGGAAAGCTTGGCGGAGCAGCTTTAATGCTAATTATTGGACTATTTATTACAATAGGCATTGGAAGTAGTTTTGGAACTATTCCAATAATCACAGCGATCTACTACCCACTCGCACTTGAGCTTGGATTTAGCACATCAGCTATAATTATCCTAATAGGCATTGCAGCCGCAGTTGGGGATGCTGGAAGTCCTGCAAGCGATAGCACACTTGGACCAACAAGTGGTTTAAATTTTGACGGACAGCACAATCATATTTATGATACTTGTATTCCGACTTTTATATTTTTTAACATTCCTTTGATTTTATTTGGCATACTATTTGCTGTAATTTTATAA
- the thyX gene encoding FAD-dependent thymidylate synthase: MEVKLLNFTPLWVCSNAIRTCWQSFDKGDNGGEIDKELINRVGNKFKHASTLEHLHYNFYIKGISRALLQELARHRMASLSVKSTRYTLKELKKESEFKIGDFENASRYIVLTKNEMVDNYSIQALENIRLILNKINTLDIAKYALPECYKTELTWSINARSLQNFLHLRTSKSALWEIRNLAYEIYNSLPDEHKFIFEESIYKDEK, translated from the coding sequence ATGGAAGTAAAACTACTAAATTTCACTCCACTTTGGGTCTGTTCAAATGCCATAAGAACTTGTTGGCAAAGCTTTGATAAAGGGGATAATGGAGGCGAGATAGACAAAGAGCTAATTAATAGAGTTGGAAATAAATTTAAACATGCCTCAACGCTTGAACATCTACATTATAATTTTTATATAAAAGGAATTTCAAGAGCACTTTTACAAGAACTAGCACGCCATAGAATGGCAAGTTTGAGTGTAAAATCAACTCGCTACACCCTAAAAGAGCTTAAAAAAGAAAGTGAGTTTAAAATAGGGGATTTTGAAAATGCATCTCGCTATATAGTTTTAACTAAAAATGAGATGGTTGATAACTACAGCATTCAAGCTCTTGAAAATATCCGTTTAATTTTAAATAAAATAAACACTCTAGACATCGCCAAATATGCACTTCCGGAATGTTATAAAACTGAACTTACTTGGAGTATAAATGCAAGAAGTCTTCAAAATTTTTTACATCTTAGAACTTCAAAATCAGCTTTGTGGGAAATAAGAAATTTAGCATATGAAATTTATAACTCTCTTCCAGATGAACATAAATTTATATTTGAAGAGTCTATCTATAAGGATGAAAAATGA
- a CDS encoding tetratricopeptide repeat protein, with protein sequence MRIFLFLIVSFFISFANEILDENSLSPQEQKYIKFDQNCTKGDSWSCSEIGMTHYKQGELIPAYVYFDKACKIEFGVGCELKAFVLTTYESYDEAFDIFKKACDNNSSYSCLNLAKLYDDGNGVNKNTTKATELYLKACKLGENGACHMLNLR encoded by the coding sequence ATGAGAATTTTTCTGTTTTTAATAGTAAGTTTTTTCATATCTTTTGCAAATGAAATTTTAGATGAAAATTCACTTTCACCACAAGAACAAAAATATATAAAATTTGATCAAAATTGTACTAAAGGCGATTCTTGGTCATGTTCTGAAATAGGAATGACACATTACAAACAAGGCGAGTTAATTCCAGCTTATGTTTATTTTGACAAAGCTTGTAAAATTGAGTTTGGAGTAGGGTGTGAATTGAAAGCTTTTGTTTTAACAACTTATGAAAGTTATGATGAAGCCTTTGATATTTTTAAAAAAGCTTGTGATAATAATAGTTCATATAGTTGTTTAAATTTAGCAAAACTTTATGATGATGGAAATGGAGTAAATAAAAACACCACAAAAGCAACTGAACTTTATTTAAAAGCTTGTAAATTAGGAGAAAATGGTGCTTGTCATATGTTAAATTTAAGATAA
- a CDS encoding S8 family peptidase encodes MSYKLFLSSFAAFMALNCFANNELSEVASYKEILDKSYNLINLDRVRQNNPGINGNNVNVGIMDTSININHPSLRGKNLGVSGVNFEASWNNSGGKNTHGTHVAGIILGKKINDYEPYGIAHNSNFYNFGIIGERNNGFHDVNQAFKNKNIKVINHSWGKSIYPLINTQLDNGYRNLLNNMRSQYPNYWGHKNKIDYELVRWLAGKNTQDLIALSKDDKILNVFAAGNSGIISSSVDSIVPSYDEDIRAWLNVGNLNALNAEKNADGSITLKNDFQISWNDAKSKDYYGRPVRWTGVDGSLISSQLFVGSTNYSLLAPGYQILAANANYQGRGEQKYIPMTGTSMAAPMVTGAAALVAQKYPFLDGAGIADVLLTTANKNLHLPDVVVKPIDNGNSGYYVVYLNKNIPTDMYGNINANQIQQDLIKMGIPAYTRNQSIAVNKIMARIKNPNGSINRNYVFKLTQEEYAGQGVLDVEKALKGLAILDLNRLNNKDIERFGNENIAFYTIDTKGYNGEFSNDISQQTWLNSRHLGDDVAINKLNIEYRNINKIGLKKQGGGHLILSGKNSYEGPTRTVGGVIQLRGNNYKKASIKGDTYVENQNSGMIISDAIVEKNAFVGNNGILQIENFADIYGKVIAYNGGALNSMKNSTLKTSEVIITQNGILTGAGNIISDVSLNDGIITRADNLNMNKLNVNYGNNNIYSSSINLRSDFNNNYNSSLNIFGDVALNLNAQNTLNNYGKLNIKNRLIIQSNNDFINYQGANLNLDNKESILYTAGNFVNKGRLSFTGQRADELGKIMAGKKAFLRETQNLNLNLNNDGINIINNQYRGGLGVEIIRTAQGIDQEINKNLITLNNGTSYLLDLSTQKDSNGKSLYFIMKTKNQYTNRNFRSLARSYQNQAYALSAQNNIAANNYINSINNINTKTEQTNQAIINRKNENSKQILAKLDDRDINIMDSLLFSNEGSMQDGIVTMLEVALGGGESNVFKDISSNIKNNKPFSSTQTQAFNIHTKRAVNTNIMLTPTKNSPVKMANNMKKLDGVKLASNGNDVRVLLSAIEEEIYKNSFNISAIGTKNSYSNNDYDFVGGVVNFNKMFESQMVGGYFSYAKANVDQNVDIKSDLFEIGAYLRQYIDSHEIDFTLGYGIGNNKANYNIKYGVDTASYDGKYDSKYFTAGTSYGYKFNLNDGFSFKPFIGFDYFNYTQDSFTASTNHKYVNYNQNFNKAHFKNLQANLGAELIHNNKDITIYARPYIARDIYQSADDLISSFGTANQNFKIDHDNKKRTSFAIDLGIQKEITDNFLIDAGAGTYINNQNRAYNGQLGFTYRF; translated from the coding sequence ATGTCATACAAATTATTTTTAAGTTCATTTGCAGCTTTTATGGCTTTAAACTGTTTTGCAAATAATGAATTATCGGAAGTGGCAAGCTACAAGGAAATATTAGATAAATCCTATAACCTAATTAACCTTGATAGAGTTCGACAAAATAATCCTGGAATTAATGGGAATAATGTAAATGTAGGAATTATGGATACTTCAATAAACATTAATCATCCAAGTTTAAGAGGTAAAAATTTGGGAGTTAGTGGAGTTAACTTTGAAGCATCATGGAATAATTCAGGCGGTAAAAATACTCATGGAACCCATGTCGCAGGTATAATTCTAGGAAAAAAAATTAATGATTATGAACCTTATGGTATAGCACATAATTCTAATTTCTATAATTTTGGAATTATAGGAGAAAGAAATAATGGATTTCATGATGTAAATCAAGCTTTTAAAAACAAAAATATAAAAGTTATAAATCATAGTTGGGGAAAAAGCATATACCCGTTAATAAATACTCAACTTGATAATGGATATAGAAATCTTTTAAATAATATGAGGTCGCAGTATCCGAACTATTGGGGTCATAAAAATAAAATAGATTATGAACTTGTTAGGTGGTTAGCTGGTAAAAATACACAAGATTTAATAGCTCTTTCTAAGGACGATAAAATTTTAAATGTTTTTGCTGCTGGAAACTCAGGAATCATTTCATCTTCAGTTGATTCTATAGTTCCATCATATGATGAAGATATAAGAGCATGGCTTAATGTAGGAAATTTAAATGCATTAAATGCTGAAAAAAATGCAGATGGAAGTATAACTTTAAAAAATGATTTCCAAATTAGTTGGAATGATGCTAAATCAAAAGATTATTATGGAAGACCTGTTCGATGGACTGGTGTAGATGGTTCACTAATTAGTTCGCAACTTTTTGTAGGTTCGACAAATTATTCACTTCTTGCTCCAGGATATCAAATTTTAGCAGCCAATGCAAATTATCAAGGAAGAGGAGAACAAAAATATATCCCTATGACAGGAACATCTATGGCAGCTCCTATGGTAACTGGAGCAGCAGCTTTAGTAGCTCAAAAATATCCTTTCTTAGACGGAGCTGGGATAGCTGATGTTTTACTAACAACTGCAAATAAAAATTTACATTTACCAGATGTTGTTGTAAAACCTATAGATAATGGAAATTCTGGATATTATGTAGTTTATTTAAATAAAAATATTCCAACAGATATGTATGGAAATATAAATGCGAATCAAATTCAGCAAGATTTAATAAAAATGGGAATTCCTGCATATACTAGAAATCAAAGTATTGCTGTCAATAAAATTATGGCTAGAATCAAAAATCCTAATGGATCAATAAATAGAAATTATGTATTTAAACTAACTCAAGAAGAATATGCTGGTCAAGGTGTTTTAGATGTAGAAAAAGCACTAAAAGGTTTGGCAATTTTAGATCTTAACAGACTAAATAATAAAGATATAGAAAGATTTGGCAATGAAAATATTGCATTTTATACCATTGATACTAAAGGATATAATGGCGAATTTTCAAATGATATTTCTCAACAAACTTGGCTTAATAGCAGACATTTAGGCGATGATGTAGCTATAAATAAACTAAACATAGAATATAGAAATATAAATAAAATTGGTCTTAAAAAACAAGGCGGTGGTCATCTTATTTTAAGTGGTAAAAATAGCTATGAAGGTCCAACTAGAACAGTAGGTGGTGTTATACAACTTAGAGGAAATAATTATAAAAAAGCTAGTATTAAAGGTGATACTTATGTAGAAAATCAAAATTCAGGAATGATAATTAGTGATGCAATAGTAGAAAAAAATGCTTTTGTTGGAAATAATGGTATTCTTCAAATAGAAAATTTTGCAGACATTTATGGAAAAGTAATTGCATACAATGGTGGTGCACTAAACTCAATGAAAAACTCTACACTAAAAACTTCAGAAGTCATTATAACCCAAAATGGAATTTTAACAGGGGCTGGAAATATAATTAGTGATGTATCACTTAATGATGGTATTATTACAAGAGCAGATAATTTAAATATGAATAAGCTAAATGTAAATTATGGGAATAACAACATATATAGTTCAAGTATAAATTTAAGATCAGATTTTAATAATAATTATAATTCATCATTAAATATATTTGGAGATGTTGCTTTAAATTTAAACGCTCAAAATACTTTAAATAACTATGGAAAATTAAATATTAAAAATAGACTTATTATTCAATCTAATAATGATTTTATAAATTATCAAGGAGCAAACCTAAATTTAGATAACAAAGAGTCTATTTTATATACAGCTGGTAATTTTGTAAACAAAGGAAGATTAAGTTTTACAGGTCAAAGAGCAGATGAACTTGGTAAAATTATGGCAGGTAAAAAAGCTTTCTTAAGAGAAACTCAAAATTTAAATTTAAATTTAAATAATGATGGTATCAATATTATAAATAACCAATACCGAGGCGGATTAGGTGTAGAAATAATAAGAACTGCACAAGGCATAGATCAAGAGATTAATAAAAATTTAATAACTTTAAATAATGGAACAAGCTATTTACTGGATTTATCGACACAAAAAGACAGTAATGGAAAATCACTTTATTTTATTATGAAAACAAAAAATCAATACACAAATAGAAATTTCAGAAGTCTTGCAAGATCTTATCAAAATCAAGCATATGCATTATCGGCACAAAACAATATAGCAGCTAATAATTATATAAATTCTATTAACAATATAAACACAAAAACAGAGCAAACCAACCAAGCTATTATCAATAGAAAAAACGAAAATTCAAAGCAAATTCTTGCAAAATTAGATGATAGAGATATAAATATTATGGATTCATTACTCTTCTCAAATGAAGGAAGTATGCAAGATGGTATAGTTACAATGCTTGAAGTAGCTTTAGGAGGAGGAGAAAGCAATGTATTTAAAGATATTAGCTCAAATATTAAAAATAATAAACCTTTCTCATCAACCCAAACTCAAGCTTTTAATATCCATACAAAAAGAGCTGTTAATACAAATATAATGTTAACTCCTACTAAAAACAGTCCTGTTAAAATGGCTAATAATATGAAAAAATTAGATGGAGTAAAACTTGCTTCAAATGGTAATGATGTGAGAGTTTTATTAAGTGCCATAGAAGAAGAAATTTATAAAAACTCATTTAATATTTCAGCTATTGGTACAAAAAATAGTTATTCAAACAATGACTATGATTTTGTTGGTGGAGTTGTAAATTTCAATAAAATGTTTGAATCACAAATGGTCGGCGGATATTTTTCTTATGCCAAAGCAAATGTGGATCAAAATGTTGATATAAAATCAGATTTATTTGAAATTGGTGCATATCTTAGACAATATATAGATAGTCATGAAATTGATTTTACACTTGGATATGGTATAGGAAATAATAAAGCTAATTATAATATAAAATATGGTGTTGATACTGCTTCATATGATGGAAAGTATGATTCTAAATACTTCACAGCAGGAACTTCATATGGATATAAATTTAATTTAAATGATGGTTTTAGTTTTAAACCATTTATAGGATTTGATTATTTTAACTATACACAAGATAGCTTTACAGCATCAACAAACCATAAATATGTAAATTATAATCAAAATTTTAATAAAGCTCATTTTAAAAATTTACAAGCTAATCTAGGAGCTGAGTTAATTCATAATAATAAAGATATAACTATATATGCAAGACCATATATAGCAAGAGATATCTATCAAAGTGCAGATGATTTAATATCAAGTTTTGGAACAGCTAATCAAAATTTTAAAATAGATCATGACAATAAAAAAAGAACAAGTTTTGCAATTGATCTTGGAATACAAAAAGAAATTACAGACAATTTCTTAATAGATGCAGGTGCTGGAACCTATATAAATAATCAAAATAGAGCTTATAATGGACAATTAGGCTTCACATATAGATTTTAG
- a CDS encoding L-lactate permease yields the protein MIQIYNPLSNIWLSAFVASLPIFVFLTSLLVLKLKGIFAAFLTVLVSSIIALTVYKMPFIMVLMSFVQGFLTALWPIGWIIIAAIFLYKLSIKSGYFEILKKSIVAITPDYRIQVILITYCFGSFLEGAIGFGGPVAITTALIVGIGIKPISAAGLALIANITSGGFGAVGITITSLAASSGIDSGILAAMTSRMIPPTTILIPFLLVFIMDGFNGIKDTFLVTSVIGITYFLGQFFASNFLGAELPSIISAFVSIICTTLFLKIYKIKNIKTIDKEETKEEIKLNFKDVFKAWMPFLLLIIFIIIWLSPYFKNFFNFTTIKFSLPFIHNNIIQVTPIVLKDTPIPTIYSWDIITTTGTAIFTAAIISVFMLKIKTKIAIKTFTETLKETFIPVITIAFIVAYAMIAKNSAQAATIGLSLAQTGNAFTFFSPVIGWLGVFLTGSVTSSNLLFGTLQQVTATQLGITDVVFLGANTVGGTIGKSISPQSVAVACAAVGIVGKESEVFKYTLKISIVLIILVSIISWLTVNVFSFIIPPLVGN from the coding sequence ATGATTCAAATTTATAATCCACTGTCTAACATTTGGCTTAGTGCTTTTGTTGCATCTTTGCCAATTTTTGTATTTTTAACATCACTTTTAGTGTTAAAATTAAAAGGTATTTTTGCTGCATTTTTAACCGTTTTAGTAAGTTCAATAATTGCTCTAACTGTATATAAAATGCCTTTTATAATGGTTTTAATGAGTTTTGTGCAAGGTTTTCTAACAGCACTTTGGCCAATTGGATGGATAATTATAGCAGCAATATTTTTATATAAATTATCCATAAAATCAGGTTATTTTGAAATTCTGAAAAAAAGTATAGTAGCGATTACACCTGATTATAGAATTCAAGTTATATTAATAACATATTGTTTTGGCTCATTTTTAGAAGGTGCTATCGGTTTTGGGGGTCCTGTTGCTATAACTACTGCTTTAATAGTTGGTATTGGCATTAAACCAATTAGTGCTGCAGGACTTGCTTTAATTGCCAATATTACATCTGGTGGATTTGGTGCTGTTGGCATAACAATAACTTCACTTGCTGCATCATCGGGAATTGATTCAGGAATTTTAGCTGCAATGACAAGTAGGATGATTCCACCAACAACAATACTCATTCCTTTTTTATTAGTTTTTATTATGGATGGATTTAACGGTATCAAAGATACATTTTTAGTAACTTCTGTCATTGGTATAACATACTTTTTAGGACAGTTTTTTGCTTCAAATTTCTTAGGTGCTGAACTTCCAAGTATTATTTCTGCATTCGTTTCAATTATTTGTACAACTTTATTTTTAAAAATTTATAAAATAAAAAACATAAAAACAATAGATAAAGAGGAAACCAAAGAAGAAATTAAGCTTAATTTTAAAGATGTATTTAAAGCATGGATGCCATTTTTACTCTTGATTATATTTATCATTATATGGCTCTCACCATATTTTAAAAATTTTTTTAATTTTACAACAATAAAATTTAGCTTGCCTTTTATACATAATAATATAATTCAAGTAACACCTATTGTATTAAAAGACACACCAATACCAACCATCTACTCATGGGATATCATAACAACAACAGGAACTGCAATATTTACAGCAGCAATTATTAGTGTTTTTATGCTTAAAATAAAAACTAAAATTGCTATAAAAACATTTACTGAAACACTAAAAGAAACATTTATCCCTGTTATTACAATTGCATTTATAGTAGCATACGCAATGATTGCTAAAAATAGTGCTCAAGCTGCGACAATTGGACTTTCATTAGCTCAAACAGGAAATGCATTTACATTTTTCTCACCCGTAATAGGCTGGCTTGGAGTATTTTTAACAGGTTCAGTTACCAGTTCAAATTTATTATTTGGAACACTTCAACAAGTCACAGCAACACAACTTGGTATAACAGATGTTGTATTTTTAGGTGCGAACACAGTTGGTGGAACTATAGGAAAATCAATTAGTCCTCAAAGTGTTGCAGTTGCATGTGCTGCAGTTGGAATTGTAGGTAAAGAAAGTGAGGTATTTAAATATACATTAAAAATTTCAATTGTTTTAATAATTCTTGTAAGTATTATTTCATGGCTTACTGTTAATGTTTTTAGTTTTATTATTCCACCTTTAGTGGGAAATTGA